A stretch of the Bos indicus isolate NIAB-ARS_2022 breed Sahiwal x Tharparkar chromosome 13, NIAB-ARS_B.indTharparkar_mat_pri_1.0, whole genome shotgun sequence genome encodes the following:
- the DNAJC5 gene encoding dnaJ homolog subfamily C member 5 has product MADQRQRSLSTSGESLYHVLGLDKNATSDDIKKSYRKLALKYHPDKNPDNPEAADKFKEINNAHAILTDATKRNIYDKYGSLGLYVAEQFGEENVNTYFVLSSWWAKALFIFCGLLTCCYCCCCLCCCFNCCCGKCKPKAPEGEETEFYVSPEDLEAQLQSDEREAADTPIVIQPASATETTQLTADSHPSYHTDGFN; this is encoded by the exons ATGGCAGACCAGAGACAGCGCTCACTCTCTACCTCTGGGGAGTCCCTGTACCATGTACTGGGGCTGGATAAGAACGCAACCTCGGATGACATTAAGAAGTCCTACCG GAAGCTGGCCTTGAAATACCACCCTGACAAGAACCCTGATAACCCGGAGGCTGCAGACAAGTTTAAGGAGATCAACAACGCCCACGCCATCTTGACGGACGCCACGAAAAGAAACATCTACGACAAGTACGGCTCACTGGGGCTCTACGTGGCCGAGCAGTTCGGGGAGGAGAACGTGAACACCTACTTTGTGCTCTCCAGCTGGTGGGCCAAG gccctgTTCATCTTCTGTGGGCTCCTCacctgctgctactgttgctgctgcctctgctgctgcttcaaCTGCTGCTGTGGCAAGTGCAAGCCCAAGGCGCCTGAGGGGGAGGAGACGGAGTTCTATGTGTCCCCCGAGGACCTGGAGGCGCAGCTGCAGTCCGATGAGAGGG AGGCCGCAGACACGCCGATCGTCATCCAGCCGGCGTCTGCCACGGAGACCACCCAGCTCACGGCTGACTCCCACCCCAGCTACCACACCGATGGGTTCAACTAA